TGCACGGGGCAACGGCGTTATTGAAGCAATTGCGTTTGCCACCATCTGATTCATAACACCACGGTTTTGACCTAGTTTGCGGATCAGGATTTCGACAGTAGTTGTGATCACCAAGTCCGGCCGCTGCGTATTGATGCACGGGAAACGTCGTAGATTTGTTCCAAGACACGCAATTCCTATACGTACTTGATCCCCTATACCCGTACCCATTGTCCAGAGAGCTGTAACATGTCGTGTCTAAAGCAAAgagcaaaaataaaaagcgGCTTTTTCTAACTGCAATCGACCTATACCCTCGCACTCGTCTATATTGCAGTAAGACCAGCTAAGACATCCACCCGTATCGTCCGTGTAACACCACGGCATTGTTCGATTTTCCGATATAGGATTGCGACAGTACGAATGATTGCCCAAACCCGATTCCGGATACAAAGCTAATAAATTTGAGTAGGTGCCCAGCTCCGACCAGTTGAGACACGATTGGCCGTCGGCGCTAACGGAAGTCGTCCCACGATAGTATGTACCACGATATAGAAACCGACGACATTCTATGAAATAACATGAAGCCTTTGAAAAGTCTTCTTCCCAAACATACCTCTGCCGTTGGTCGTTAAACGTGCATAACTAGACAGAACGGGGCCTTTCCCTTTGCTTAATGAAGCGGTAATTGCAAAAACATAAGTAGTCGACGGTGAAACGGCGGAAGTATAAGGAAGAGATATTTCCTTTATGTCATCGTTAAACTTGAGATCAGATGACTGTACAGTCGATCCTTGGTAAACTTCAGAGTATTTTATGTCGTATGACATGTCATCCTTGACAATTGCAGGCGGTCCGGTCCAGCGAAATGTTCCCTTACCCGTTCTACCGTCGTAATCCAACTCTGGCGCTGGTCCACTAGAAGACACTAGAAAATGAGATCGTTAATAAACGCTAACGACTATTACTGAAATACAATACTATCTTCTCCTGTGCGCACTACTATCCATTTACTAGGTACAATTGCGCCTGATACGCTTTTCACTGTGACTCGATACAAATACTCTGAAATGAAACTCGAATATAGAAACGAAACCTAGAACTGAAACAAACCTGTAAAGGCTTTGACTTCATTAGTGTCCGTTAGAGTTTtccctcctcttccttttgAACCAACGCGAAGCACTTGATCTACGCACGTTGGACCGCCCCAAGTGAAGTCTGGACATCCAGCAAAGCTGACGTCCAAGCTAGCGTTCCTCTTCTTTGCATAGTCAACCAGCAGCCCATTGACCTTGAAATCTGCCAAACAGCCTCCATAACTCGTTACGTTCACGCCATATCCAAGCGCAATTTCGTCCATAGTTGGCGATGACGCTCCCTCACTTTCACTACGTTCCATGCCGCCAAGATAAAAGTTCTTCATTATGTCAGACGAATAACTCAACACGTCGTCTATCTTCGAAGAGGTGGTCTGTCTAACGCCGTCGATAGCAACAACGATCAACACCGTGTCTATCGTTAGGCTGACAGTATGCCACACGCCGTCGCACAAGCTCACGGTTCTCCCGGGTCGAACGCGTATGAGGAAGGGTCCATCTGATATCCCGAAGCCTTTTCTGTATCTCAAGTCTAATCCATCGACACGTGTCTcaacgaagagaaatttgcCCGTATCGTTGTCGTAGGCGGCCAGAAGAAGACCGTTTGGCCAACTCGTTCGCattcgaaaatcgaattgaaGTTGGccgctcgacgaagacgacaggGTCAGTTTCGCGTAACCAGTTCCTCGAAAGTGCATTCCTTCCTGAACGGCAGGCGGACAGCCGTTAGCGCTCGAGCGAACATTTAGACTATTCGTCAAGCCGTTCGGACCAAATGATTTGCCGTTATCAAGCTGCTCCACATTCATGCACCCGACGAATCCGTCTACTTGTGACAAAATGCTtggttcgacgacgagcacaGTCGAAGGCACTCCACCGACATAAACGCTGTTTACGCGCACTTCGATCTTTCCGCCGTCCTTTACGCTAGCAGACCCTGTAGTACCTCCATCAACAGTAAGTCTGAGAGTGTCATCATCATTCTGCCTCTTCTCCGCCTTCACCGTATGAAACTCATTCAAAGTGATTGCCGTCGAAGAAAGATTTACAGACCCATCTTTGGACTTGACCGCAAAATCCAACTTTCCATTCGTCAGTTTTAGGTACGCATACGACGACCAGTTATtcttgaaagcgaaaaagagaagtccATTCGGACTTGACGTTCGAAATGTTAGTTCCATTGTAAATGCCTTTCCGCCATTAAAAACGGCGTTAGTTCTATATTTCATGTAGCCAAAGCCGTCAAAAGATATACCGACAACGGCGCTTGGCTGACTAGCAGGAATGTATCTTCGTTCTACAAAATATTTTGTATTGCTGTCTTCCTCTGGGTGTTTAGTCCATTTGAGAAGAACTGATGACCCTGTCACTATCCCATGCGTAAGAGAGCGATCACCTTGTAGACCTAAAAAACACTAACTGTTTGAACAAAAGGCAGAGTGTAGCAGAGACTACCTGAAACGCAAGCGTACGATACGTTCAGCGACATGTTGCCTGAACACGTCGTTCCAAACGTAACATCAGTCGCCACTACACTGCAATAGCTCTTGTACTGACACGCTGCCTTCACAACGTCAGTAgcgctgaaagaaaaacaaacgcgTCGTCTCCCAATCAAATATTCATTTATTGACAATTACATAGTCACGTTAGTCTTACGTTGGCGAGTTGCAAGGTGGAATAGCCGGAGTCCGCGATGCGCAATCGTTCACCTTCTCGAACGTGGTCGAAAGAATCTCTATTAGTTTTAGTTTTTCTTCACATTCGATTCTAAACGGCAGAGCTGAGTTAGATCCGGTTGCATACAGACACTCAGCTAAAGTCGCTTACGTGACTGCGCCGTCACAGGTTGCGTCGATCAATTTCGACTTTGCCCCTACGGTAACGCTTAAATTAGCGTTCTTTTGCTAAAAATTGCCGAGGACAAGTGTAAGCCATACCTTCGTAGCTCAAAATCAGTGCCAGCAAGGCATATTGAATGAACATGGTGAAAATTTCGTCAGGAAAGATTCGAATTCCCTGGATACGAAAACGAACGCGAGGCCAAAGACGCTTTTTTCTGTGTGCACTGTGGCCTCTGACTCCCGTACTATTTGCATTCCATAAACTAGCTTCCCTTTCCGAGAATATAATTAGATCAAGAGGATTATGAATGCATTAGCTCTTCCTGTCTACCCGATTGACCTAGCTTGATGCAGCATGGGTAGCGCAGGAATTCTCGAAACATCAGGACCTACAGTAAAACAAGTAGATACAACAACGGTAAAATATAAAACACATACTGTACGTAACTGTTCGTTCCGTTCCGTCATTTCATTctttcattctttttttagcCTTGTAGTGCATCTGCGAGCGATCTCACACGCGGAAAGTTCGCGAGctgcgagagagagagtctggACAGAGAATTAGGCCCAGTTGACTTCTGAAGCCATATGACGAAGTCGCACTACTAATAAGAGCTAATTCGCCGTTAGTGATGATGAACAGAGCTCGAACAAACGCACAAACGCAAACCTTAGAGCTGGATCTTATGGAAGCTCCCGTATTTGGATTCTAGCCGTCGGTTTGTCTTCTATACGCTGGTAGAATTCGGCGAAGAATAGCTAGGGCAACGTGCGGTAACTAGAGGCACCCCCCGGCTCAATCTCTATGGGCAGCTGTCGACAGCTCCCGGCAAAAATACATaaaagtcaaagaaaatAGGTGTACAAACAAATTTGGCTAATAATAGGCGCTCAACGCCTCGTAAGATTTCTGAAGAACCTTGTACGCTGACTGAGACGCTTCCAAAGCGTCACCCACACTTCCTGGAATTGATTCGGAATTCGCATCATTTTGCAAAATCACGTCGTCTGGCTGAGAGAGACAAGTGGCTATTGCATTGAAAGAGGGTCGTTTGTGATGATCAGGATTCCTGTAGAGGTCATATGGTCACTCAcaaatcaaataaaatcaGACGGTGTCTTCTGTTCTTCTTACCAGCACTCAATCATGAGTTTATAGATGGCATGAGAACAGCCCGGAGGTGGTGGAAGACGATAGCCAGTTTCCAGTAGATCAAGAACGGGGCGGTTTTTGGTGTAACCGTAAGGACGCTTTCCAACCGTCCAAATTTCGTACAGAACAATACCGTAACTCCAGACGTCACTCGATGTCGAGTACTTTCGGAAACTGATGGCCTACGAAGAATATTTTGCTGCAGCATTGTGGAGACCATAGGGACCCGTTTACCTCAGGAGCGGTCCACCTGAATGGAATTTGTCCTCCTTTCGTAACGTAGTAATTATCGTCAGCCAGGTCTCTCGATAGACCAAAATCTGCAATCTAGccaatgaaataaaaaactATACTGTAGCCTTAATAGAAAAATATTCAGCCAACCTTGCAAACTAGTTTTTCCCCGAGTAGAACGTTGCGAGCCGCGAGATccttcattaattaaacgccAAATTCCAAATTAAGCAGACAAAATTCTTGAGACCGCTTTACCCTGTGAACAAAACACCGCTTTGCTAAATATTCCATTTCTGATGCTATTTCGCGAGACATCTGCAGTAATCGAGCAGGCAAATTCAAAGGCAGCGTGTCCTCGTTTCTATGACGACGGAACATCATGTACATATACTCAACAAATAAGTAAGTACTTACGCGATTGACTGCAGATATTGCTTCAAATCTCCCTTTGGCAAAATTTCCAAAACAACCATCAACTACATACATAAACACGTGAGGAAAGAGCAGCAGAAAACCCGGTCACACATTACCGGTTTTCCAGTGAGAACGACTCCGTGCattacgacgacgtttcgatgATTAAACTGGCCCATAATTGCAGCCTCTTGAAGAAACTTTACCTTGTTCTTTTTGGACTCCGATTTCAAAGTTTTCACGGCCACCACAACAGGACTTTTAGAATCCTTTAGGAAAGAACTAAGAAGGCACAAGATGAACTTCGTTATCGTGACTAAACCTTATCTGTCCAGATGCctctctcaaccgttccaaaTTGACTAAGAATATAATTAGATAATAAAGGAGCCGTTTGCTAATTAAAAGATTCATTACCCAGTTCCTAATACTTCTTTGAGCTCAACTGAAGATCTTTCCAAAACGCGAAATTTTGCAGCAGTCAACTGGTCATACAACTTTTCTTCTGAAGTTGCTGGCTCCCAGTAAATATCATCTTTAGATTCCGTGAGTACCTAATATAATGCAGAGCATAGtaccaaaagaaaaacgcagaTCACGAGAGCCTTGCCTTTTGGTTGGCTTGAGCTTGAGCTAAGGTGACTGGTACTTCGTAGTGACTATCGTCCTGAGAGTCTAGGCTTTGACAGACGCGAACCGCTTGCGGTTCAGTGATAGCCCGAACCGGTTCGCAGTATTCGAGACCTGGCTTGGACAAGTTTTGAAACACGGAAGAATCCTGGTATTCATCTGACGGCgagtcttctttttcactaTACGGCGAAACAACAGCGTAACTTGGCGAGTGTATTCGTGAGCTGCGCAGATCCATTTCCATAGCTAAACAACAAGATGTTGAAGACAACGGCATACAAAGCATTGCTGTAACTTACCTTCCTCTTTCACGGGGTACGCCTTCGATGCGGTGCGTTTTCGACACGAAATCACAGCAACACCGACAAATACGGCGATAAGGAGGACTCCTACCCCTACCCCTATCCCGATGTTCATGCCACTAGACTTGTTTGAGATGCCACTATCGTCTGCTGCGGAATTCATAGTCGAATGCGAAGACGTCGGTGCTGTGGTAGACGGCCAGTCACTCGATGCTCCTGACAGATGCGTCTGAGAAGCAGTCGCTCCTGTTGGCACTTCAGAATCACCTGATCGCGAAGTAGAAGGATTTTCGGCAGTCGCAGAAGTAGAATCGTCTTTTGCAGTAGTATGAGAAGGTGTTGGAGTTGCAGCAGCGGAAATCGTTGGTGAGACCGGCGCGGTTGGATTGCTTGACGATGTACGAGAGACAGCCCCTGAAGACGCAGTGAAAGAAGTAGTCATCAAAGTCGCAGTTGCCGGAGCGCCCTTTGAATTAGTAGTCGAGACCGCAGTTGCAGTATTCGAAGTTGCCATGGAAGAAAACGTTGTCTCAGAAGGAGAATTTGTTACTGAGGCCGAGGTCTGTAGAAACGCAGATGTAGTAGTGGCTTTTGAAGAATCAGTCGAGTCTGAAGTTGCAGTATCAGAAG
The genomic region above belongs to Oscarella lobularis chromosome 12, ooOscLobu1.1, whole genome shotgun sequence and contains:
- the LOC136194187 gene encoding LOW QUALITY PROTEIN: uncharacterized protein (The sequence of the model RefSeq protein was modified relative to this genomic sequence to represent the inferred CDS: substituted 1 base at 1 genomic stop codon); this encodes MLHQAREASLWNANSTGVRGHSAHRKKRLWPRVRFRIQGIRIFPDEIFTMFIQYALLALILSYEGAKSKLIDATCDGAVTIECEEKLKLIEILSTTFEKVNDCASRTPAIPPCNSPTATDVVKAACQYKSYCSVVATDVTFGTTCSGNMSLNVSYACVSGLQGDRSLTHGIVTGSSVLLKWTKHPEEDSNTKYFVERRYIPASQPSAVVGISFDGFGYMKYRTNAVFNGGKAFTMELTFRTSSPNGLLFFAFKNNWSSYAYLKLTNGKLDFAVKSKDGSVNLSSTAITLNEFHTVKAEKRQNDDDTLRLTVDGGTTGSASVKDGGKIEVRVNSVYVGGVPSTVLVVEPSILSQVDGFVGCMNVEQLDNGKSFGPNGLTNSLNVRSSANGCPPAVQEGMHFRGTGYAKLTLSSSSSGQLQFDFRMRTSWPNGLLLAAYDNDTGKFLFVETRVDGLDLRYRKGFGISDGPFLIRVRPGRTVSLCDGVWHTVSLTIDTVLIVVAIDGVRQTTSSKIDDVLSYSSDIMKNFYLGGMERSESEGASSPTMDEIALGYGVNVTSYGGCLADFKVNGLLVDYAKKRNASLDVSFAGCPDFTWGGPTCVDQVLRVGSKGRGGKTLTDTNEVKAFTEYLYRVTVKSVSGAIVPSKWIVVRTGEDMSSSGPAPELDYDGRTGKGTFRWTGPPAIVKDDMSYDIKYSEVYQGSTVQSSDLKFNDDIKEISLPYTSAVSPSTTYVFAITASLSKGKGPVLSSYARLTTNGRECRRFLYRGTYYRGTTSVSADGQSCLNWSELGTYSNLLALYPESGLGNHSYCRNPISENRTMPWCYTDDTGGCLSWSYCNIDECEDTTCYSSLDNGYGYRGSSTYRNCVSWNKSTTFPVHQYAAAGLGDHNYCRNPDPQTRSKPWCYESDGGKRNCFNNAVAPCTKDVSIVRYVCGDTSDDGDECVFPFIYKGKRFYECTAFDRDAPWCSITNRSNGKMQQWAYCLCPKPGNSMSLPTYSPPVSGRIDGSCLTFTTTTTTATTAAPNTVAQATFSSTEGSASFESSLTTSDVISTSLASESSFASGSISETRSSSASSMYIGIGVGGGILIIIVVVVLVVIFVRRRGKPSEAFDVNEQSMELDGRGSRRLSSSYVVVSPLRQEHEYEDSSLSNPTAEYCLPKTAQDDSHYEVPVNSAPLQLVVSEQKAQNESEESIYWKPAKTERKLYDQLTSAKFRVLERSSIHLEEVLGTGQFGTVERGMWTPKDLKSPVVVAVKTLKSESKESKVKFLQEAAIMGQFNHRNVVMMHGVVLSGTPLMIVLEILPNGDLKQYLQSIIAXVLAHSQSRSTTISRRRNEDTLPLDLPSRLLRMARDIAAGMEYLAKRCFVHRDLAARNVLLGEQLVCKIADFGLSRDLAEGSYYVTKGGQIPIRWTAPEAISFRKYSTSSDVWSYGIVLHEIWTVGKRPYGQTMNSAVIDLLETGYRLPPPPGCSYAVYQLMIECWNPDHHKRPTFNAIATRLSQPDDVLLANDASSESIPGSVGDDEETSQSAYEFIMPSRASIVQASIQYHRL
- the LOC136193990 gene encoding ephrin type-A receptor 4a-like, coding for MGQFNHRNVVVMHGVVLTGKPLMVVLEILPKGDLKQYLQSIANEDTLPLNLPARLLQMSREIASEMEYLAKRCFVHRDLAARNVLLGEKLVCKIADFGLSRDLADDNYYVTKGGQIPFRWTAPEAISFRKYSTSSDVWSYGIVLYEIWTVGKRPYGYTKNRPVLDLLETGYRLPPPPGCSHAIYKLMIECWNPDHHKRPSFNAIATCLSQPDDVILQNDANSESIPGSVGDALEASQSAYKVLQKSYEALSAYY